TATTATGACAACAATGGAAATCCAAAAATATAAAAATATAATTATAAATTTTTTATAGCTATTTAACTCTTTGCTTTTTTGTATTCCCTATCTTTTCTTTTGGTGTTAAGAGCAAAAGCTTTTCAAGCTCTTCAAGCCTTCCAAAATTTCTCATTACTTTAATAAAGTTAATCATTGAAATACTACCTTTTTGCTCATAATTTGAGTAAGTTGTTGGGGAACTAAGGTTTGCTTCTTTTGCAAAATCTATCTGTTTTTTATTTTGAGAAATTCTTAGCTCTTTTGCTCTGATAGCTAAAACTATTGCTATCTCTTCGTCTGTTAGAGTTCCAAAAGAACTATTTGGATTTAGTTTATTCTTAAGTTTTTTTTTGATTTTTGACTGCGAGTTTTGTAACTTCTGTAAAAGATCATTGCTCATTACAACGCTCCTTGCAAAGTTCTTGTTTTTGTATGTTCTAAAATTTGTCTTTGTTTTATTTGACCTACATTATAGTGTTTAAGTAGCTTTGGCAGCTCTATATCTCTTAAATTTTTCATCTTGACTAAAGAGTCAGCAGCAAATTCTAAATCAATTGAAAATTCA
This region of Campylobacter sp. RM16192 genomic DNA includes:
- a CDS encoding helix-turn-helix domain-containing protein; amino-acid sequence: MSNDLLQKLQNSQSKIKKKLKNKLNPNSSFGTLTDEEIAIVLAIRAKELRISQNKKQIDFAKEANLSSPTTYSNYEQKGSISMINFIKVMRNFGRLEELEKLLLLTPKEKIGNTKKQRVK